The Tardibacter chloracetimidivorans region TGAAAGGTCGGGCCGGCATCGCTGTAGCCGAGCATGCCTTGAGCTGCCGGAAGATAGACATTGTCAGCGTAGTCCACCTTCAAGAGAGGATGGACGACGCGCAGATCAATGTCCGCCTCGCGCCGGACGTTGGTGCGGTTGAAGTAGGAGCCCTGTCCCTCAACCCGCACGCGCTGGCCGTTCAGCCAGCTATTGTCCGCGATCGCCGCCGAAACATTGGTCTTGGCGCGCTCGATGGTGCCGCCCTCGCTCACGCTTTCCGGGCGTTCCCAATGCGTGAAGCGGTCATTCCAACTCGACCGACTGCGGCATGGCCCCTCCGCGGCTCCCGAGCCGGCATTGAGGAGCAGCGCAAGGATGTTCGGCGTTGCTGGCGCGGGGGCCGGAGTTCCACCAAACAGGCCCGCCAATGCGGAGGTCGGCGCCGTGGGAGCAAGGCCGAAAATCGAGCCTAGGCCGCAGCCAAGGGCTGGTTCGATTGGCTCATTGAGCCAGTTGATCTTGTCATGCGCGGCCATTTCAGACGCGTATAGCAGATTTCAACAAGATGTGGTGTGGAAATCGCCCAATAAGGGCTTCGAGCACAACTTATGCCCCCTTCCGGCCCCAAGTGACGTTCCCGAACACCAGCATATCATTATGGAGGCTCGGCATCCTCGATGCAGCCCATGAACCGCGTCAGCTCAGCCGCCATCCCCGCCAAGGTCGTGGAGCTCCGCCAGGAAGCGCCGTGCCGCCGCCTCCGCTTCATCCGCCGCCTCGGTGTCGATCTCGCGCCCGTGCGCGGCGGCATTGAGGGTGCGCAGCGCGGTCATGAAAGGCTCGGCAGCGGGCGGTGAGATGCCTTCCTGTCCAAGCGCCCGAACGAGATTGGCGATGCCGGCCTGCGTCGGCGCGGAAATGCCGTGGGCTTCCAGCGCCGAAAGCAAAGCGCGCTCGATCTCGATGCGCAGGCCGACCAGTGTCATGTGCGGAAACTCGCGGGCCAACTCGTCGGGTGTGGGCAAGGCGGCCTGCAATGCTTCGGGCGGCGCGGTCAGGAGCTGATATTTGGCAACACCCATCGGCTTCGCACTGTCGCGCAGCGCATATTCCACGATCACCTCATTGCGGTCCTGACACAGGATAATCCCGATCGACGGTTGATGATGCGGCTGACGAATCTGATCGTCGACCGCCGAGAGGTAGAAGTTCATCTTGCCCGCAAATTCCGGACGGAAGGGTTCGACCTTCAGTTCGATCACGACGAAGCAGTTAAGCCGATAGTGGAAGAACAGCAGGTCGAGGAAATAATCCTGTCCGCCGACCTCCAGCGGATATTGGCTGCCGACGAAGGCGAAGCCCTTGCCCAGCTCAAGAATGAAAGCGCGAAGTTGTTCGAGTAGCGCGCGTTCCAGTTCGCGTTCGCTGACCTCCGGCCCCAGCCCAAGGAAATCGAACGCATAGGGATCTTTGATGAGCTGCTGCGCCAGCTCGGATTGCGGCGCCGGGAGCGTGCGGTCGAAGTTGGTCAGCGCGGCGCCGGTCCGGCCCCGCAGATTGCCCGCGATCTGGTTGCTGAGGACGGCGCGACTCCAGCCATGTTCGACCGCTTGCCGGACGTACCATTCCCGATCGTCGGCGGTCTTGAGCTGGTCGAGCAGGACCATCGTATGACCCCAGGGCAATTGTGCAGCAACCTGCTGCACAAATTGCTCGTCGGGCCATGCCTGGGCGAAGGCACGCATATATTTGAGGTTGCGCGGCGACATGCCGGTCATTTCGGGGAAGGACCGTCGAAGGTCGGCCGCCAGCCGGTCGATGACCTTCGTGCCCCAGCCTTCGGCCTGCTGCTGGCGGAGGATATCGCTTCCGATTCGCCAGTAAAGCAGGAGCAGTTCGCGGTTGACGCCGATCGCGGTGCGGAGCCGTGCGTCGCGGATACGCTGCTTCAAGGTGGTGAGCAGCGTGTCGTAATTCTCTGTGTTCGTGGGCAGGTTGTCGGTCATGGATCTCGCTTCTGCATGGGAGCGTAGCCGGACGGTCCGATCTTGTCAGGAAATTGTCGGCCCGCTGCGCTGCCGCCCGAACGTCCAGTTGATGCCGCTGTCTCGCATGATGCCGGACACGTCCTTGCCGACATGCCGCTCCAGCACCGGCCGCCACGGCACCAGCGTAAAATCCCGCGACCGTTCGATCAGCGCATGCCGGCCGCTCGCCATCTCGACCGAGCGGGCAAGCCGGCCTTCGATCCGCTCGCCGACCTTGGCTTCGGCGAACGGTTTGCCAAGATCGTCGGATAGCTGGCCCGCGACGCGCAGCACCTCGCGCCGCTGGAGCGCGGCGAGCATGCCCCGACGATAAACGGTCCGGCCGTCCTGCTCTTCCGCAAGCTGCTGCGCGATCAGCCATTGCCGCCGCCGCGCCTGCGCATCCTGTGCATCGCGGCCAAACCCGGCATCGCGCAGCGGCTCGGGCGCGGACGCGACCAGTTCCTTGTCCAGCCAAGTGGCCGCGTCCGCGTCGACCAGCTTGTCGAGCGGCTGGACCGACAGGGTCTCGACCGACACGGGCCGGTCGCGAAGCTGCCGCGCCTCGAACTTCTCCACCTTGTCGAGATGGTCCGGCGTGATGATCCAGGTGCCGTCCGGTTCGCGCTCGACGCTGTTCATGCGCTTGCGCATCGCTTCGAGCCGCCGGTCATGGGTTTGTGCGAACCGCTCGCTGGCGCTCGGGTCGTGACGAAGATGGGCGTCGACCGAGTATCGTCCGTTATTGGCGGCCGCGACCTCCACGATCGTTCGATCGACCGGCCGCACGACGCCCTCGCGCGGCCCGATCCTGACGATAGAGCCGGTCGCCTGCGGCTCGATGTTTTCGCCTTGGCCGATCTCGACATAATGCGACCGGCCATCGGTCGCCTCGACGATCATGTAATGACCGTCGTTATACTCGTCGGAGATGCCCCGCTCGACAACGCGGCCGACCAGCGGTCTCACGCCATGCGCGGCGGGGTCGTATATGGCCTGGTCCGCCATCGCCGGCGCGTTGCCGCGCGAGGAATAGGCACACTGCATCGTGCGGATGATGTCGCCGCGCTCGCCCATGCGCCGGAGCGTGTCGCCAAGGTTGGGCGCAAGATGCCAGTGCGCCGCGCCGTGCTGCGTCGCCAGGCCAAGCCGCTCCAGCTTCTTGAGCCGGCCCATGCGGATCGCCTGGTCGAACGCGCCACGCGATTCCGAGCTGACGAGGATGTTCCTTTCGACCTCGCGCAGGAGCGCCCGGTCGATGCTGGTCAGCCGGTCCTGTCCGACCTCGGCGCGAAGCCGCTGCTCGATGGCGTCGTCGGTGCGCGGGCCAAGGTCGAGATCAACTAGTTCGCAGGCGCGCTCGCGCATACCGTGGCTGATGTAGTCCTTGGCGATCAGCAAGTCCTTGCCGAGATCGTCCTTGCCGCGCACGATGACGTGGGTGTGCGGATGGCCGGTATTGTGGTGGTCGACCGCCACCCAATCGAGCTTCGTTCCGAGATCTTCTTCGGCCCGGGCCATGAGCCGCCGGGTGAGCGGCTTTAGGTCGTCATATTCCATACCGTCCTCGGGGCTGACGATGATGCGGAACTGGTGACGATCGTCCTTCGCCTGCTCCAGCCAGGCGTCACGATCCACCTTGTCGGTATCGGCGCCGTAGAGTTGGCCGCGTCCGCCGTCGCGGGTCGTGCCGTCGCGCTCGACGTAACGCAGATGCGCTTTTGCGCCATTGAAGCCTTTGCCGCCCAATGTGACCGGCCGTATCTTCACGATGACGCGACGCTGACGAAACGCGGCATAGCGATCGCGTGCCGACAGCACCCGGCCGACGCCGGCGCCGCGGCCGATCCGGCTGCCGGTATAGCCGGACTTGCGCGACCGCCCCACGGCGCCGCCGCGTGCCAGGTTCGCAGCGGCAATCACGCGCGACAAAAACTTGCGCGCCTTCCCACCCTTGCCACCGGCGCGCATGCGGCCGAGCCGCGGTTCGAAATCGTCGTCTGAAGCCATGATCGAGCGCCATCCAGCGAGCCAAAGGCCCGACCATGCGCGAGCATCGAAAACATGAAAATCGGTGCCGGTGAAACGCCCGGAAATCCGCCACTTTTGCGCGTGACGGCACTGTCCGGCGCGGAGCGGCACTGTTCTGCCTTCCTGAAAAACGATGTGCAGACAATAGCTTAAAGCCTGCTCGCGGATGCGGGCAGTGCTGTAGCTTCTCTATCTTGCCCTCGTAATTGGGCAACCATCCAGGACGCTCATCATGTCGGCTTCTCCTTTTCAACCGGGGGATCATGGCCTGACGCGGCAGCGCCAGGCCGGAAGATCGGGGCAGCATTCGAGGTCTGGTGCGCAGTGCACTCGTCCGCATTCAGCGAGGGCGTAAATAGCCGCATGGCAGCGGCGCGAAGCCCAGCGCGATGCATGTCGACATCTAGATATCGGGGCAACATCACAGGCATTCGCACGTGGTTCGGCCCCGTCTGTCGAGGGGTCGGCCACAGGCAAGTGTCAACGGCGGTCGGATTTTAGGCCAGCGTGGCGGAGTAAAAGTAGGCCACTGATTGTGGCGCGGATGATATGCAAAGGGCCCCGATCGGGGCCCTTTGCATATTTGGCGTTTTCGGCGGGGGGCTGGAGGCGGCGTGGGCGGCCTGGTTTTACTCCGCCCCGGCAGCGCGGCGGCGGCGCGCAGACTGCTGGAGGCGATAGCTGTCACCGTTCATGGTGAGGATGCTGACGTGATGGGTGAGCCGATCGAGCAGCGCGCCGGTGAGGCGCTCCGAGCCCAGAACCTGTGTCCAGTCCTCGAACGGGAGGTTGGACGTGACGATCGTCGATCCCCGCTCGTAGCGCTGCGAGAAGGTCTCGAACAACAGTTCTGCGCCGGTTGGCGAGAGGGGGACGTAGCCCAGCTCATCGACGATGAGCAGCTTCACCGCCGCCAGCTCGCGCTGCATCCTTAGCAGCCGCTTTTCGTCCCTGGCCTCCATCAACTGGTTCACCAGCGCCGCAGCGGTCGTGAACGCGACCGTGAAGCCTTTCTGGCAGGCCGCCAGCCCCAGGGCGAGCGCCACGTGGGTCTTGCCCGTCCCGCTGTTGCCCAGCGCGATGATGTTCTCCCGCCGCAGGATATATTCACCCCGCGCCAGTTCCAGCACGAGCATCTTGTTGAGGCTGGGGATGGCGGTGAAGTCGAAGCTGTCGAGGCTTTTCACCGCCGGGAACCGGGCGGCCCGGATTCGGCGCTCGACTGTGCGGCGTTCCCGGTCGATCAGTTCCAGCTCGATGAGGCGCAGCAGGTAGCGGCTATGGTCGACGCCGTCGCGCGCACATTCCCGGGCCAGCTTCTCATATTCGCGCAGCACCGTGGGCAGCTTGAGCTGCTTGAGATGATGCGCGAGCAGAACCTGCGGCGTGCCCGCCGTAGTGCCGGCGGGCATCTTGTCCTCGTTCGCCCGGCTCATGCCGCCAGCCCCGGCACGAGCGCGGTATAGTCGGCGGCGCACGTCGTCTTCACCTCCATCCTGGGGAGGTGGGGATAGGCCGCCAGATCGAGCCGGGCGGGTCGGCGCTCAATGCGCGCCAGCGCGATCTGCTTGACCGCGTCGAAGCCGATGGCGCCGATATGGATCGCCTCGTTCACCGCAAAGGTGACCACTTCC contains the following coding sequences:
- a CDS encoding PDDEXK nuclease domain-containing protein, whose product is MTDNLPTNTENYDTLLTTLKQRIRDARLRTAIGVNRELLLLYWRIGSDILRQQQAEGWGTKVIDRLAADLRRSFPEMTGMSPRNLKYMRAFAQAWPDEQFVQQVAAQLPWGHTMVLLDQLKTADDREWYVRQAVEHGWSRAVLSNQIAGNLRGRTGAALTNFDRTLPAPQSELAQQLIKDPYAFDFLGLGPEVSERELERALLEQLRAFILELGKGFAFVGSQYPLEVGGQDYFLDLLFFHYRLNCFVVIELKVEPFRPEFAGKMNFYLSAVDDQIRQPHHQPSIGIILCQDRNEVIVEYALRDSAKPMGVAKYQLLTAPPEALQAALPTPDELAREFPHMTLVGLRIEIERALLSALEAHGISAPTQAGIANLVRALGQEGISPPAAEPFMTALRTLNAAAHGREIDTEAADEAEAAARRFLAELHDLGGDGG
- the rlxS gene encoding relaxase/mobilization nuclease RlxS (I built this because a sul1 chimera in AMR looks like the C-terminus.): MASDDDFEPRLGRMRAGGKGGKARKFLSRVIAAANLARGGAVGRSRKSGYTGSRIGRGAGVGRVLSARDRYAAFRQRRVIVKIRPVTLGGKGFNGAKAHLRYVERDGTTRDGGRGQLYGADTDKVDRDAWLEQAKDDRHQFRIIVSPEDGMEYDDLKPLTRRLMARAEEDLGTKLDWVAVDHHNTGHPHTHVIVRGKDDLGKDLLIAKDYISHGMRERACELVDLDLGPRTDDAIEQRLRAEVGQDRLTSIDRALLREVERNILVSSESRGAFDQAIRMGRLKKLERLGLATQHGAAHWHLAPNLGDTLRRMGERGDIIRTMQCAYSSRGNAPAMADQAIYDPAAHGVRPLVGRVVERGISDEYNDGHYMIVEATDGRSHYVEIGQGENIEPQATGSIVRIGPREGVVRPVDRTIVEVAAANNGRYSVDAHLRHDPSASERFAQTHDRRLEAMRKRMNSVEREPDGTWIITPDHLDKVEKFEARQLRDRPVSVETLSVQPLDKLVDADAATWLDKELVASAPEPLRDAGFGRDAQDAQARRRQWLIAQQLAEEQDGRTVYRRGMLAALQRREVLRVAGQLSDDLGKPFAEAKVGERIEGRLARSVEMASGRHALIERSRDFTLVPWRPVLERHVGKDVSGIMRDSGINWTFGRQRSGPTIS
- the istB gene encoding IS21-like element helper ATPase IstB; translated protein: MPAGTTAGTPQVLLAHHLKQLKLPTVLREYEKLARECARDGVDHSRYLLRLIELELIDRERRTVERRIRAARFPAVKSLDSFDFTAIPSLNKMLVLELARGEYILRRENIIALGNSGTGKTHVALALGLAACQKGFTVAFTTAAALVNQLMEARDEKRLLRMQRELAAVKLLIVDELGYVPLSPTGAELLFETFSQRYERGSTIVTSNLPFEDWTQVLGSERLTGALLDRLTHHVSILTMNGDSYRLQQSARRRRAAGAE